The genomic window TCATGACTTCTAATTTAAACCGAACAAGACTAACATATATAATTCGACTATACCtacctgatctccaaactttctgtAACTAACAGATATTTCCTATTTGACCATgtaaaactctcatatatttATCCGAATACACTTTAATGTAGTTCGGCCATCTTGGATTCGGCCAACTCTTCCATCTGTTCAGAGAACAACCACAGGAAAAAACTGTGGTCATTGATTGCCTGGTAATTGATTGTGACCACTGATCGTGGTCACGTAGGTAATGTTCATTGGTTAGAAATATTGTTCATCTGATCAGAATACTATTCATCTGGTCAGAGGTATTATTTATCTGATCACAGTACTGTTCATTTGGTCGAGATACCATTCATCTTGTCATAGTATTATTCATTTGGTCATGGTATTATTCATCTGATCATCCATTAAACTAATCGTCGCTGCACTGTAAATACCAAATCTTATCATCAATAGATGGCATATGCAATTTTCTTGACCAGGATAGCAATCTATGGCCTTCAAAAGCACCTTTATCTCCAACCAAGTCTCATTACGGTCCACAATATCAATAAGGTAACAACAATCTTTTCCGCTTTTTTCTTGTATATAGCATCATCACAGTGGCGACTATGGCGTGCAAGGGTGGGGGCACCTAAGCGTCCCCTCCTCCGCGTTCTACTTGGTACTAACTCTTTACCAAATTTGTTTCCTAGGTAGAGGGGCTTCCTCGgtcatttatatatatataaatatttgtatTATTATAAAATGTGAGAAAAGAGAaggaataaaaaaagagagctaTACCTATATTTAATgtccttttatttttaattggatcTGTGTTTGTGCTTTGTTTCTCCGGAGAGACAAAGAGGAAGAGGTTTTGTTCGTTGCGAGAAACGAAGAGGGAAAGGTTCTACCGGGTGGTAACTTGAATTACAACATTAGAAAGAGTGGGGAACCGTAGTTTTCTCCTTGAATCTTTACAAAACACAGTGATGAAGCCCAATAGGGCTACCTTGGTGCACTGGCACCTGGGCCCCAAAATATTTTACTAGTTATAGGTCTATATCTTACCATTTATGTGTCATGTGTCTCAAGTGTGTGCATCAGGTATTAGTCTTTTACTCCGCAAATGCATAACAAATTCATAATATGTTGAGTGGTGTACCAAGATAAACTAGGTTCTAGCTTCGCCCCTGTCACATCAGGTAAGAAAAACATGGATAGCATATTTGTTGTCAAGTCAATTCACATCTTATTTTGTTATTGTTTAAAAAtgaacactattttttttcacatcTTATTTTGTTATTGTTTAAAAAtgaacactattttttttttcaagtataGGAGAAAGCGATTGATGCGTGTTCAAAGTGAGTTACATTGTTTTGGCTCTTCCATCATTCAGGATGAATGGTGACAACAAAGTACAAAGCATTTGAAATATAATTTATATGAAAAAGGCAATTAGCCCAATTTCTCTTAAAAGGGGGGCATGTGCTTAAAGTACATAATCCTACTTATTCCCTTTGTAGTTAGATAATCCCATATTATAGGCGTCCTGTCTCCTTCCCCATGAGACAAAACCCCAAGGATCTACAACTGAAAAATATCAGGGGCCCTCCTTTGCCCTTAACTTTATTCTTTTCAGAATTGACTGTGGTCACATCCCtagggaaaagaaagaagaaaacatcTCTCAAAAACCCTAAAAACATACACAAAAGCAATCAAACAAATCATCACTTAAAAAAGAGAGGAGGCTGGGCTTCGATACTTCATTTACCACATTCTCTTACTAGCATATATACCACATTTTCTCTTTCTTATATCTTTTTGTCCTATCTTTTATTTTCATACCACAATTTTCTCGCTAATACAGATTTGTTGCTCAAGTTGTCACCGACAACCACAATATAACCATTGCTTATGTCATACACGACAAGATATAACCACACATGGTATTTATCAATCTATAACGTTTGTAGGCTTACGCTTAATCacaaaaacaatatatatatatatatatatatatataatttttagcCGGTCTAGAAATTTCCTATCTCCCAATCGCCTCTGGGACTACAACTATATAGCTTGAAATTAGAATATCGCATATGTTCTTTAATGTATATATAATGGAAGAAGACTGAAAATAGCAATTTTTGTTCATTTGGAAATTAGACGCTGGAGAAAAACAAAAACGCCACTGAAAAGCAAGCCGTATTTTTCAGTTTTTATCCCTAGTTAATTTACTCCCCTGCCCCTGCTCAATTTCTATTCTGCGAGTGAGGGTTACGAGGTTCAGGTGCAGACCCGTCAGAGTCAAACTGCCGTTCCGTTCCGTTCCACACCCCCTTCCTCCTACCAGCCCCGtccgtcccgtcccgtgccgTTCCCCTCCCTCGCAGGCGCAGCTTTACTTTActgacccccccccccgcccaccatcaccaccacctcTCCTTCCGCTTCCCACCTTCCCCACCGCCTTCGGATCGCGTCGTCCTCCGGCGAAGCCTCTCGCGCACGCGCCCGCCTTCGTCCCAATCCATGCCCCGCCGCCGGTGATCGCCCCACCCCTGCCGCGTCCACCATGGGCTGCGTGCACGGCCGCCCCTCCACCtccagccccgccgccgccgtatcCTCCTCCCGTCGCCGGAACCCCACTGCAGCGACTGTTTCCCAGCCGCAGCAGGAGGGGGTTTCTTCTTCTGCgtcggcggaggcggcgccggAGCGGGCGGCTGAGAAGGCCGAGAAGGCAGCGCAGGTGAAGAGGGAGCGGCGGTCGAGGTCGTCGCGctccgcggcggcagcggcgcatGCCGAGGTCCGCCTCGGGGGGAGCTTCGCAAACAAGGCGCGCGGCGAGCAGGTCGCCGCCGGCTGGCCCGCCTggctctccgccgtcgccggcgaggcCATCAACGGCTGGACTCCGCGCCGCGCCGACTCCTTCGAGAAGATCGACAAGGTGCGCCCCCTCCCCCAAGCTCTTCGGCCTCCCCAGCTTCGTGATCCATGTCGCGCGAGCGCCCCAGGATGAAAAATTGcatcttttttttccctctctcaGATCGGCCAAGGCACGTACAGCAATGTGTACAAGGCGCGGGACTCGCTGAGCGGCAAGATCGTGGCGCTGAAGAAGGTGCGGTTCGACAACCTGGAGCCCGAGAGCGTGCGGTTCATGGCCCGCGAGATCCtcatcctccgccgcctcgaCCACCCCAATGTCGTCAAGCTCGATGGGCTCGTCACCTCCCGCatgtcctgcagcctctacctTGTCTTCGACTACATGGTGCACGACCTCGCCGGCCTAGCTGCCAGCCCCGACATCAAGTTCACGCTACCCCAGGTCAGGATCCCGTCTTGCTGACACAGCATCGCATCCAGTTATGTGAAATGCGGCTGATTGAGATGTCTATGTGGGGCAGGTCAAGTGCTATGTGCATCAGTTGTTGTCAGGGCTGGAGCACTGCCACAACCGGGGAGTGCTGCATCGCGACATCAAGGGGTCAAATCTGCTTTTGGATAACAATGGTGTGCTCAAGATTGCGGATTTCGGTCTGGCGTCGCTCTTTGATCCCAACCATAAACAGCCAATGACGAGTCGGGTGGTGACACTGTGGTACCGGCCACCGGAGTTGCTGTTGGGTGCGACGGATTATGGACTTGGCGTCGACTTGTGGAGTGCTGGATGTATCCTTGCTGAGTTGCTGGCTGGAAAGCCTATTATGCCAGGACGGACTGAGGTTAGCTAAAGAATGCTTAACTATTGCCCTATATTGTGCTTGAAACACCTCCTGGTATCAACATACATCGTTTAAAGATTCTGTTTAGCATGGCTGTGAAATTTTTGTTATCAAGGAAATCACAGTTGATTCTGTTTAGCTGAGATCCTGCTGTAGTACTGTTCATATGTAGGCAAACCTTGAAATTTTCTACTTCTCATCCAAGTTATACTGGCTTTATAATTTTGTTAGATGAAATTGTTCGATGATAACTTAACCTATTCAAGGCTGTTGTCGTGCAAGCTGGCCTTGCTGATGAAAATGATAGTTCAGTTTTGAGCAAGTTCAAGTTCAGATTTAATAGTTATTCTACGAACGTACTGCAGAAGTATACCTGATTCATGGGAATAACGGAACATATCAGTCATCTGAAAACTTTGATCTGCTTTGAAATCAATCCTTAGTGCCATTTGCCACCTTTGTTACATGTTAAAATCCTGAATCCCATGCCTTTCTCCAGAGCTCGTCCACTTAAATATTGTTCACACCAAGCAATTCAATTAAATAATTTGGAAATGCAACTGTTTTGAACTGTTTTTATGTTATACATTTTAGTGATGGTCGAATGTTCGGCCGCAATTTATTTTCATCCATTGCTTCTCTCAATGTTTCTTCTTTCAATTTTGTCTGCATCTTTTAGGTGGAACAGCTGCATAAAATTTTTAAGCTATGTGGCTCCCCAACGGAAGAATATTGGAAAAAATCAAAGTTGCCTCATGCAACCATATTTAAGCCTCAGCAGCCATACAAAAGGCGAATAACGGATACATTCAAAGATTTTCCTCAATCAGCACTTCGACTGATTGAAACGCTACTTGCAATTGATCCAGCTGATCGTTTAACGGCAACTTCCGCATTAAAAAGTGATGTAAGTTGTCTTAGTTTTTATCATTCTGTTCCTACTTTTACATAAATGAAAACACAGACTTCACTTAATGGGTAAATTACCTTTGAGGATGACATTAACGATAGCATATTAATTCACCAGGAACATTTGTACCCAAAGGGTGACAGTAGTAATGATCTAATTTAACTTGTTGACCACTTTGGTTTCTCCAATCGATTTCAGAAGAGATTATGCAGCAGCTGGTTAACAGGTCAACGTTTAATGTTAGTCCTTCAAAAGAAAATGCTCAATGTTTCCAGATTTCCAGAGGGCAACAATCGTTTAATGCTTACTGGGCATGAAAGTATTTGAATTGTAGCCGCAACAACATGAATTGCTGCCTATTGTATTGATCAAGATATTGCCATTAACTAGTTGAGCCTCTTGATGCTAGAAAATCTTAGGCTTTCAGTTCAGAAAGTTCCAACTTTATTCTGTAAGCTTGagttcaaattttattcttCTTTAGCATACATATGATTGTTACAACCTATGCGACTAACTTATCTATGCTGTTGTGCATTGTTATTGCGAACAGCTCTTTTCAAAAGCAAGCCCCTTATTTTCACTATACATGCAGTTCTTTACAACAGAGCCTTATGCGTGTGATCCCTCTAGTTTGCCCCAATATCCACCGAGCAAAGAGATGGATGCGAAACGAAGAGATGAAGAAGCTAGACGGTTTGTGGCCCTAACTCTCCTTACAAAGTTATATCTATATTTTTCCCTGTCTTTTTCAATTCTCTGTATTGTCATCTAAGTGTGATGAGTGCTGAATGATGTGTGGCATTCAATTGTTTTTTCTTTCCCTGAGAAAGTGTATGATTTAGGGCCTATTTGGTACAGCTCCAACTCCGAGATACATGCTGgatttagagtttgtatgaaaaaataaagtggtttaaacttttatttttagttcaaaataaaaaCCAGATGGCTCAACTAAATACTCTCAATCCACTCACGGCTCCAAATCCAAGATTTCTTGGAGCTAGGTTTGACCAGCTCCAAAAAATCTTGGATCTGGAGTTGCCAAACGGGTCCTTAAAGTGGTCAACTTGAGCTAAGCTTGAGAGTACTTTGCCTACTTCTGCACCTTCGATGAGCAATGGAACTTGGGGCAACATTGCTCACATTGATGGCAGGGGAGGGCATAGCATGACAAAAAACATATTCAGCgttttagaaaattttattcCTTGTCTCAAAAGTAACTTTGGTGTACTGCAAGGGCATGTACTGATTTGTCTAAAGTGGAAGTCTTGGCTATTGTGCCAAGATTCCAGGATTTCTGGGAGCTTGTTGAGAATAATGCTTAGACATCATCATGAAATACTGCTTTCACATCATGATGAGTCATGCAACAATTTGTCTCCCTACTTTTCTTGTTGTATTTTGTCATTATATTTCCAATTATTCCCCAAAATGCAAATTTCTTATTTCTTAATCAACTGTTTCTTGACATTATGGTTGTTCATTGTCTGATATATCTTAGCTTTTGTGCTGTATAAAATGCTGTTTGGCTTATTCATTGCATGGTCAACAGCTTAAGAGCTGCTGGTGGTAGAGCTAATGGCAATGGAACAAGGAAGACAAGGATACGAGATCGGCCTAGAGCTGTTCCAGCGCCAGAGGCAAATGCTGAACTTCAAGCAAATATTGATGTATGTTGATTTAACTTCCTTACTGATTCCAGTTGCTCATTTGCTCATTTGCATGAGCTTGTTTGCATGTACTGTGTTGCATAGCATCTGTCTGAAGGGTGCTAAATTTTAATCTCTTGGCTAacacaatattttctttttgtacAGAAAAGAAGGCTAATAACGCATGCAAATGCGAAGAGCAAGAGTGAAAAGTTCCCTCCACCACATCAGGATGGTGCGCTTGGATTTCCCTTGGGTTGTTCAAACCACATGGAACCTGCATTTGAGCCCCCAGATCCTTCTTCCTTCAGCACTGTATTTCCTTATGAGAAAGGCGCAATACCTACTTGGTCGGGACCATTGGTCGACTCTGCAGCAGGCAACCAGAAGCGGAAACACAAGTCTGGCCGCTCTTCAAAACAACCGGCAACTGCCCGGGCTAGATGATACATCATATCGTGCTTTGTGCAAAAGAAGTCTTCAATACTAAAAATATTCTTTACAGCGGTTCCTGCAAACTGGGAGATCTGATTTGGATTCAAGGGCTGCAACAATGAATTGTTTTTTCTCAGATCCATTCATGTAGGGATTTTTCCGAACTTCAGTGTATAGGCTGGAGAGGGAGTTCAATTAGTCGATTCTGTACATTAGGTTCTCTTTTCCATTCTTATAAGCAGTTATATGTCATGTTAGATTTATTCGAGTAAGGAATTGTTAATTAATCTTAGGATGTCACTCTGCAACTCACACTTGCTCTTCAGCCCAATGCTGACACTTTTACAACTTTTTTAGCATAACTGCTGTGATTGTGTGTGCTATCAGTGCGGTCTAAAGCGCGGCCGAAGGTTATATCTCCTTGAATTGGACGTGGTGATTGAATTATTGCCATTTTCATCCCGCACGTTGTGAGCATTttgaaacaataaaataatatttttcctgaaatttgaaagtttttctaaaattttgtttatagtttaaaaagaatttattttgtgtgacgaaaaatgtatttataaaatattagaataggttaagaaaTTTTAAGGTTAGATAAATTcttattctattttttctacattaTTCAAAAATACTTCATGGACAATCTCATCATGCATCATTTTAATCCAACTCAGTATGTACTGCTTTtcctcaatattttttttttagcctGTAGCTTCAAATCAGCATTAAGTCATAAACCTTACATCACGTTGGATTGCTAGCATGATAGTACACATGTGCGCTAAAACTAACCCAAACTAGCTCTCTTACATGTGCATGTACCTAATCGTTTTATCCACTTCCAAACAATGTCGTCCCTTTCGCCTGGCAGCCAAGGCCGGCAAACAAAGCTCGAGTTAGTATTTAATCAAGACGTATTGACATCCATTTATCCTCTTTCAATTACTAATAATTCAAAGTGGAAACCGCCGTTTAAATGGCCATAATGACAATTGAAGCCGGCTAACAGTTACTCCTCGTCGTCAGTCTCATCTTCTCAcgcagtttcggagttcaatacaacctcaaatgcaaatcttgataataacaaagttgtaggtctcgtcgagagcttcgatttgaacctatgaaagtcctcttt from Phragmites australis chromosome 14, lpPhrAust1.1, whole genome shotgun sequence includes these protein-coding regions:
- the LOC133890490 gene encoding probable serine/threonine-protein kinase At1g54610, yielding MGCVHGRPSTSSPAAAVSSSRRRNPTAATVSQPQQEGVSSSASAEAAPERAAEKAEKAAQVKRERRSRSSRSAAAAAHAEVRLGGSFANKARGEQVAAGWPAWLSAVAGEAINGWTPRRADSFEKIDKIGQGTYSNVYKARDSLSGKIVALKKVRFDNLEPESVRFMAREILILRRLDHPNVVKLDGLVTSRMSCSLYLVFDYMVHDLAGLAASPDIKFTLPQVKCYVHQLLSGLEHCHNRGVLHRDIKGSNLLLDNNGVLKIADFGLASLFDPNHKQPMTSRVVTLWYRPPELLLGATDYGLGVDLWSAGCILAELLAGKPIMPGRTEVEQLHKIFKLCGSPTEEYWKKSKLPHATIFKPQQPYKRRITDTFKDFPQSALRLIETLLAIDPADRLTATSALKSDFFTTEPYACDPSSLPQYPPSKEMDAKRRDEEARRLRAAGGRANGNGTRKTRIRDRPRAVPAPEANAELQANIDKRRLITHANAKSKSEKFPPPHQDGALGFPLGCSNHMEPAFEPPDPSSFSTVFPYEKGAIPTWSGPLVDSAAGNQKRKHKSGRSSKQPATARAR